The Mytilus trossulus isolate FHL-02 unplaced genomic scaffold, PNRI_Mtr1.1.1.hap1 h1tg000247l__unscaffolded, whole genome shotgun sequence genome includes the window ACAGATTGGTTTTACAATTACGCTTGTAAATTGATTTATTAGACGAAGAACGGTGACTCAAAACAATAATAGTATGTATGAATGGTATTTATTCGTAAAACGAATGTATTGAtggaagtatttttttctaacttgTCAATGGGAAATCCAGTGACAAAATATTAGCAAGGACACATGATAACTGTACGGACGGGGTTAAATATTACCCATGATTGTACAGTATGCAAATTGCGCTTTCCATTAATTTTCGAAATGATAGGGAATAAACTATTTGCTTCGTGTGTTAAACGTTTTTCTGAGACATTACTTATATCTCTGACgtacaattacattttttatagtATGTTTCACCTTATCCTTGTAAAACTGTAAATTAAGgttttaaatacattataccTTTTTAAGGGTTTGCACCTTGTATTAACTGAACACATATATAGAATATGTCCatattaacaattaaaaaagaaatttgcaAAGAATTAAACGTTGTCTTTATAagttttacgtttttttttaaactacttAAAATTTGCACTATGgcatatttaaaaagttatatatactagtcaacaaaagaaacgatacccgactttggaataaaatttatcaaaaagtattaaatacaaaacaaaatgaggTACACTTTTTTAAATAGCATGCATTTGCAATGAATGCAcatatgataatgaaaatcCAAACCTGTCGGCAAGTCACTAAATTCCGTGTAAACAATCATAGGGTGCAAATTATTTAGggaaagtttgataaaaaatcGACACACAGTTTTCTAAGTACTAGaggaattttcaaatttatttgaaaatattcaatatgctaatcaagttttgttcatgttgtaactaatggtttgaaatattgtttttttttatttctgatagaaaaaaaggtgttttttgaaatctcaaaaaatgcattaaaaaaaaatcctttagtCTAAAATCAATGCTTTAGAGATGAAAATAACACACTgtaaatttggaacctttcggataaattttaagattgttactgttttttttaattgaatttttaacATACTGTCAATGGTATATCAattgataatgtatacattttaacatgtttaacgatcaattgataatgtatacattttaacatgtttaaacgaTTTCTTGTTGGACCGAACTTTGCTTtacaaataaacgaagaaactatgatttttagaaaataattaatgGCAAACATTGATTATtgtctttacctttaaatgagaGGTTGGCATCATTACTTGGatcttctgtttttaaaatctttgtactatggaaattttgtcaaatttgtttaattacGCCAAATGACGTCATCATGGTcatgaaaggaaaaaaatatttttaaaacggatttttttatttccatgttCATTTTAGTattactaccttcaatattggttCTATAAACGGAAAACgtcatctttaatttgaaataaagtcgtgtatcgtttcttttgttgacttgTATATGAATAAGACGTAATGTCGTTAGTCGTTACAATCATTTATATTGTAGCaaattctttgttttgttttcaaaattgatatttcagACTAGATTTATTGTATTCTAAAacagtttaatatatattttttgcattattcatttaaaaacttaaatatttccTCTTTCATTCGAATATTATGTGAGATTGATTTTTGTAATACAATATATAACGCAATTTATCTAAagtatttaaagaaaatcaagaacATATTTAACTATGAAAACCACattgttattttctgtaaatacttttttaggaaaaaaaatgtaaaattaatacatttcaaaaccattcaatacaattttttattcgCTGTACATAAATTACTGATGTGAATAGGAATATTTAAACGACGGTTTTTCGGAAGAGTTCAACAGTAAGAAAACCTCATTTGTACCAAAGCAGGCTGAATCATTTATCAAAACAATGCAAAGGTTACAAGTTGCCCGCATGCCTATCTGAATGGATGGTGATCTATAAAATTTAacgaatatttttgtaaaaaaaggatGCAGGTCaacttcatttcaaaatttcaaaaaactttataataaggatccataaaaatattttctcggTTATTTCGTAATTTTTTATGGGTTCTCAATTAAACTTGAGGTTCACGAACTAAATCGATCCAAAAATTGTTTTCTAATATTTACTCAAAGTATGggaatacaaaatttaagataattccatacacaaaatgtAATGTTCTTCCTTATCtgtattcaaaatatgaaatccAAAGAACATGAATTGAAGATcgtaatcatttttttttgttttttaaaatttgatttttacatttttaacgaCTCTctgtattacattttttaacagAATATTAAAAAGTCTCAGAATCGCAAGTAAGATGATTGAAAATCAGTTTtgactttatatatttataaattaagaagatgtggtatgattgccaatacgACCATTTTCCTCCAGTGatcaaatgacatagaagtaaacaattatagatcaCTTGTACGGTTTTCAAAAATTagcaaaacaaaaccaaaatagTGCgctataaaaatatgaaaggccccgaaatcacatttaaaaaaaaaaaattcgaacGATAAATTATTTATGTCCATCTACATGTAGTTACTAGAATTAATCTTTATCGAGTCATGACAAAAgtatttaattacaattatgAAGTTAAAGAAAATCTTAAAGTGACGTGCTCGTTAACTGAAATAGAAAATGCTTGCATGGTGGTTCGGAACtcaaaattaaagcaaaattgAATAGCTAAGAATATATAACTATCATTTATAAATCCCCTTATTTTACATCAGTAGCTACATGTGTTGGATGACCGGATATTCTGACACAAAATTATGCCCACATAACAATACCACGACATAACAATCcaggaaataaactcatcaaatttACCCGGAttagattttgtatttacaccagactcgcgtttcgtctgcaaataaaagccaaataaagtacgaagttgaagacaattgaggaccaaaattcctaaaagttttacgaaatacagctaaggttatatattcctgagatagaaaagccttagaatgtaaaaaatcaaaagttaggtaaacagttaatttataaataagaccttatcaatgataattcatgtcagcacaaaagtgctgactgctgggctggtgataacTCGGGAAATTAAAACACCACCTGCAGTGGCCTCTACCTAGCGGTTGTAAAtgaactcatcaaagataccaggattacattttgtatttacgcagtgacgctcgaatccaaaaaagttaaaaaaaaaaaaaaaaaaaaaagccagaaaaagtacgaagttgaagactATTGAGGACCACAATTCCTAAAAGGTTTGCAAAATACTGCTAAGGTTATATATTTCTGAGGAATAAAaaaccttagtatttaaaaaattcaaaagtgttgtaaacagttaatttataaatatgaccatatcaataataattcatattagcgtagaagtgctgactacttggctggtgataccatcagGGAATTAAAACTCTACCTAGCGGCATCGACCCAGcggttgaaaataaactcaggAAAAGTCAAGAGGGAACGAAAGCCGTCAACAGTAGACTATAAACAATGTCAAGCTTCTTGCCGTTCAAGGTCCTATACTTGgaccttttaaaattaaacatacattATTCAGACTTGGAACAAATAATATACACATGCTGTATATGCCAAATGAAGAACATTTTCTTGAATGACTTGTGTCTTTCTATGAATTGATGCTTTTAATGGATTTTTGAATACTCACATGTCAGATACTTGTTTCGATACatgtttttatacttttattgaaAGCCCATGGAAAGTAAGCAACATTATAGGTTAGTTTACTGATGGTTATTTATGTTGTGATGCCTAAGGGTTGTTAAAGAGTCAATCAATAACCAATCAGCTTTTTTGTTATGCATAATCACTAGATATAACTAATCAATACATTTttcttaccctttcggagcatcTATAACCACATTTCATATTTGGTAGGGTATGTACCATCTTCAGAGAGCGGAAAgtgatcgtaacccttggctagcgaggATGGGTATGTACATGTGTTGCTCGGTTTTAAGTTTTTCTGTTGTGTTTTATATACTATTGTTCGTCTAATGgttgtttttttctggtttTGCTTTGACAATGTAAGTTACTTTTCGACTAGaaagtataattatttttgtttgtagcGTGTgtctctttttttaaaaggaaaataaatcaaacattgaTGCATGAAAATTTAGTTCTGTAATTATTATCAATTAGGTGCGTAGATCCTTGAAATATAAGATGGTCAAGTTCACTTTCCCGTAACCGGAACGACAAAAGCTCACTTCCCGTAACTGGAACGACATCTTCCATACGAACAGGTATAACCAGAACAGCACTTACGAAACGAGCAAGATTTTCTATATGTACCACAGCTCACAGCTCTCTTCTCAAGCCTAAAACTAAGCTTACAATTAAGTGTAAATCTGGATCATACATTTTGCTTATTAATGGTATGGATACATTTcgatataaaagatatacaactACTGCTTTAATGATAACTTTATAACTGCATAAACACCCGTCTCATGAGTTTCCGCCCTTTTATAAATACTTTCATagtttttatccattcgtttgatttgttttagcttttgaatttgccaaTTGATTAATGATTTTCggttttaaatttccatttaaatccaatatttttgtga containing:
- the LOC134701644 gene encoding uncharacterized protein LOC134701644, which produces MKFAVCLVACVMFLFVEVNMANGEMLENHEFQTKLSFRLEKRAVSCGTYRKSCSFRKCCSGYTCSYGRCRSSYGK